In Rhizobium sp. ARZ01, a genomic segment contains:
- the cobT gene encoding nicotinate-nucleotide--dimethylbenzimidazole phosphoribosyltransferase, with protein sequence MSASGLPFDDFRELLRNLPGPDSATLVAARERDSQLTKPPGALGRLEEIAFWLAAWTGRPPAVTRPLVAVFAGNHGVTKHGITPYPPSVTAQMVENFAAGGAAINQICIAHDLGLKVFDLALDYPTGDITEEAALSERDCAATMAFGMEAVAGGTDLLCIGEMGIGNTTIAAAINLALYGGTAADWVGPGTGSEGEVLQRKIAAVEKAVALHKDHLSDPLEVLRRLGGREIAAMTGAILAARMQKIPVILDGYVSTCAGAILKAANPSALDHCLIGHVSAEPGHMRAIEKLGKTPLLALGMRLGEGTGAALAAGIVKAAAACHSGMATFVQAGVSNKE encoded by the coding sequence ATGAGTGCCAGCGGACTGCCGTTCGATGATTTCCGTGAATTGCTGCGCAATCTGCCTGGGCCGGATTCGGCGACGCTGGTGGCGGCGCGCGAACGCGACTCCCAGCTGACAAAGCCCCCAGGTGCACTCGGCCGGCTGGAGGAGATCGCCTTCTGGCTTGCCGCCTGGACCGGTCGGCCTCCGGCCGTCACGCGACCGCTCGTCGCGGTCTTTGCCGGCAATCACGGGGTGACGAAGCACGGCATTACGCCATACCCACCGTCCGTGACCGCGCAGATGGTGGAGAACTTCGCTGCCGGCGGGGCAGCGATCAACCAGATCTGCATCGCCCATGACCTCGGGCTGAAGGTGTTCGACCTCGCGCTCGACTATCCGACGGGCGACATCACCGAGGAGGCGGCACTCTCCGAACGCGACTGTGCTGCGACCATGGCCTTCGGCATGGAGGCGGTGGCCGGTGGTACGGACCTGCTCTGCATCGGCGAAATGGGCATCGGCAATACGACGATTGCAGCGGCGATCAACCTGGCGCTCTATGGCGGCACCGCCGCCGACTGGGTAGGGCCGGGGACCGGCTCGGAGGGCGAGGTGCTGCAGCGCAAGATCGCTGCAGTCGAAAAAGCGGTCGCGCTGCACAAAGATCACCTGTCCGACCCGCTGGAAGTGCTCCGCCGTCTCGGTGGCCGCGAAATCGCTGCAATGACAGGCGCGATCCTCGCCGCGCGCATGCAGAAGATCCCGGTGATCCTTGACGGTTATGTCTCGACCTGCGCCGGCGCCATCCTGAAGGCCGCCAATCCCTCCGCACTCGACCACTGCCTGATCGGCCACGTTTCGGCCGAGCCGGGCCACATGCGTGCGATCGAGAAGCTCGGCAAGACCCCGCTGCTGGCGCTCGGCATGCGGCTTGGTGAGGGCACCGGCGCGGCATTGGCAGCGGGCATCGTCAAGGCCGCAGCCGCCTGCCACTCGGGCATGGCGACCTTCGTTCAGGCTGGTGTCAGCAACAAGGAATAG